The following proteins are encoded in a genomic region of Aliiroseovarius sp. F47248L:
- a CDS encoding alanyl-tRNA editing protein yields the protein MTDGLFRQDAYLQQATGQVLSHAERGVVLDQSLFYPNGGGQPGDRGTLNWDGGSMIVVNTLKEDGDDIALVPDEGATLPPIGSQVTQSLDWDQRLRHMRMHTALHLLSVVIPLPVTGGQIGAQKSRLDFAMEEPPEDKQALEDALNALIARDLEVSERWITDAELDANPGLVKTMSVQPPKGAGRVRLMRIGIGDEQVDLQPCGGTHVRRTSEIGPVRFGKVEKKSRLNRRFSIHLAD from the coding sequence ATGACTGACGGGTTGTTTCGGCAAGACGCCTATCTGCAACAGGCGACCGGACAGGTTCTGTCACATGCCGAACGCGGGGTGGTTCTTGACCAGTCTTTGTTCTATCCAAACGGGGGTGGCCAACCGGGGGACCGCGGCACCCTGAATTGGGATGGCGGTTCAATGATCGTGGTCAATACACTGAAGGAGGACGGGGACGACATCGCCCTTGTGCCTGACGAAGGGGCCACACTTCCGCCCATAGGCTCGCAAGTCACACAATCGCTTGATTGGGATCAGCGGTTGCGACATATGCGGATGCACACGGCGCTGCATCTTCTGTCAGTGGTCATTCCCTTGCCCGTCACAGGCGGCCAGATCGGAGCGCAGAAATCGCGCCTTGATTTCGCGATGGAGGAGCCGCCCGAGGATAAACAAGCGTTGGAAGATGCGCTGAACGCGCTGATTGCCCGCGACTTGGAAGTTTCAGAGCGTTGGATCACTGACGCCGAGCTCGATGCAAATCCCGGGCTGGTGAAAACCATGTCCGTTCAACCACCGAAAGGGGCAGGGCGCGTGCGTCTTATGCGGATTGGTATCGGGGATGAACAGGTTGATCTACAGCCTTGCGGTGGCACCCATGTTCGCCGCACCTCGGAAATTGGACCGGTCCGCTTTGGTAAGGTCGAAAAGAAAAGTCGCCTGAATCGTCGGTTCAGCATACATCTGGCGGACTGA
- a CDS encoding helix-turn-helix domain-containing protein — MEFTLPIEKRRLASSLGMTAENLSRAFKTLRPYGVETDGATVTISDPADLITLAKPTPLID; from the coding sequence GTGGAGTTCACTCTGCCAATAGAAAAGCGTCGGCTTGCGTCTAGTCTTGGCATGACGGCAGAAAATCTGTCGCGGGCCTTCAAAACGTTGCGGCCTTATGGAGTCGAAACCGACGGGGCGACCGTTACCATTAGCGATCCGGCTGATCTGATCACGCTTGCGAAACCAACACCGTTGATCGACTGA
- a CDS encoding lysophospholipid acyltransferase family protein — MKYFAKNIGENWRGGRASLRFLAAAPIVNAQVALRAKDREDARDMFARHFRRFLDTCQVSVSLDGEFPESGKGCILCYNETSFVDVAAYCVSMWPYVDRAAAADLYAYFPFARAACRKAAIEMVPRGNRKATDQLLERMVSAAKQGERVAWGGEGRLSGKDGVGRFKIGASLIAIRAQVPVIPVVFQGGHHAMPLGSFRARPGEVRIRFCKSVPTAGYVEADAREFADRLQTKFVRNYRQLAEKRPVLA, encoded by the coding sequence ATGAAATATTTTGCGAAAAACATTGGGGAGAATTGGCGCGGCGGACGTGCATCTCTTCGCTTTCTGGCGGCTGCGCCAATCGTAAATGCGCAGGTCGCGCTCAGGGCAAAAGACCGCGAAGACGCGCGTGATATGTTCGCCCGGCATTTCCGTCGATTTCTCGACACTTGTCAGGTCAGCGTGTCCCTTGACGGCGAATTTCCTGAATCGGGGAAAGGCTGCATCCTTTGCTATAATGAGACGTCATTTGTAGATGTCGCGGCCTATTGTGTCTCGATGTGGCCTTATGTCGACCGTGCTGCGGCGGCTGATCTCTACGCTTATTTTCCTTTCGCCCGAGCGGCCTGTCGGAAAGCCGCGATCGAGATGGTCCCAAGGGGCAACCGCAAAGCCACAGATCAATTGCTGGAACGCATGGTCTCTGCAGCAAAACAGGGCGAGAGAGTTGCTTGGGGCGGCGAGGGGAGACTATCGGGAAAGGATGGCGTTGGCCGTTTCAAAATCGGCGCCAGTCTCATTGCGATCAGAGCTCAGGTGCCCGTGATCCCGGTGGTTTTTCAAGGAGGGCATCACGCTATGCCACTCGGTTCATTCCGTGCGCGTCCGGGCGAAGTCCGCATACGTTTTTGCAAGTCTGTGCCGACTGCGGGCTATGTCGAAGCTGATGCACGCGAATTTGCCGACAGATTGCAGACAAAATTTGTTCGCAACTATCGTCAACTGGCAGAGAAACGGCCGGTTCTCGCATAG
- a CDS encoding haloalkane dehalogenase: protein MDYLRTPDDRFQNLADFDFAPNYLTVNGGLRMHYLDEGPPDAHPILVMHGEPSWCYLYRHMIPPFTQAGHRVVAPDLIGFGRSDKPVAREDYTYQRHLDWMTDCVTQLDLREITLVCQDWGGLIGLRLVANMPDRFARLVIANTALPTGDHPVGAAFESWRDYSQCVEDFNAGRIVRSGTVTKLSDAEVAAYNAPFPDARYQAGARQFPLLVPDNPDDPASGPNRAAWEILCTLPIPALTVFGAEDKIMAGGERVFQKCLPGAKGQRHRILQNAGHFLQEDVPVDLAQATLDFIAAT, encoded by the coding sequence ATGGACTATCTGCGAACCCCAGACGATCGGTTCCAGAATCTGGCAGATTTTGATTTTGCCCCCAATTACCTGACCGTAAATGGCGGGTTGCGGATGCACTATCTTGATGAAGGTCCGCCAGATGCCCATCCAATTCTCGTCATGCATGGCGAGCCTAGTTGGTGTTATCTTTACCGTCACATGATCCCGCCCTTCACCCAAGCGGGCCACCGCGTGGTGGCACCTGATCTCATCGGTTTCGGTCGGTCGGACAAGCCTGTGGCGCGTGAAGACTATACCTATCAGCGTCATTTGGACTGGATGACCGATTGTGTTACTCAATTGGATCTTCGCGAAATCACGCTGGTCTGCCAGGACTGGGGCGGATTGATCGGTCTTCGGCTTGTCGCGAACATGCCCGACCGGTTTGCACGGTTGGTGATCGCCAACACTGCATTGCCCACCGGTGACCATCCGGTTGGTGCGGCTTTTGAAAGCTGGCGCGACTATTCCCAGTGCGTGGAGGACTTCAATGCAGGTCGCATCGTGCGCAGCGGAACCGTGACAAAGCTCTCAGATGCCGAGGTTGCAGCTTACAATGCACCGTTTCCGGATGCGCGATATCAAGCAGGAGCACGCCAGTTTCCGCTGCTGGTGCCAGACAATCCTGATGACCCGGCGTCGGGTCCCAACCGGGCAGCTTGGGAGATCCTCTGCACCTTGCCGATCCCGGCGCTAACGGTCTTTGGCGCGGAAGACAAGATCATGGCCGGGGGCGAAAGAGTTTTCCAGAAATGCCTTCCGGGTGCCAAAGGGCAACGTCATCGCATTCTGCAAAACGCTGGCCATTTTCTTCAAGAAGATGTGCCCGTTGACCTTGCACAGGCGACACTTGATTTCATCGCCGCTACTTAA
- a CDS encoding SRPBCC family protein: protein MTSISKFSGLAASLLCATTAWSADFQVKRSLELPSATPQVWHLIGDFCDIDDWHPKVSSCSLKVMDGSLVRVLTTETGDQMTQKRIAQEKGLSYTYKTVSTNLPIENFTATFSVQPGESLLIEWIANFSSDDPAMERVVVEDIEGGLSAIEGIFLSR, encoded by the coding sequence ATGACTTCCATCTCCAAATTCTCCGGCCTTGCCGCCAGCCTGCTTTGCGCCACAACTGCGTGGTCAGCGGATTTCCAGGTCAAGCGGTCCCTTGAACTCCCGTCTGCCACGCCGCAGGTTTGGCATCTGATCGGCGACTTCTGCGACATAGATGATTGGCACCCGAAGGTATCCTCGTGTTCGCTGAAAGTCATGGACGGGTCATTGGTCCGTGTGTTGACGACAGAGACCGGCGACCAAATGACCCAAAAGCGTATCGCCCAAGAGAAAGGGCTATCTTACACCTACAAGACGGTCAGTACAAATTTGCCCATCGAGAATTTCACGGCAACCTTCTCGGTTCAGCCCGGAGAATCCCTGCTGATCGAGTGGATTGCAAATTTTTCCTCTGATGACCCCGCGATGGAACGTGTTGTGGTCGAGGACATCGAAGGCGGATTGTCCGCGATCGAGGGCATCTTCCTGTCGCGTTGA